The nucleotide sequence CTTGGGCCTGGGCGCGGAGATCGCGGCGCGGGTGGGCGAAGAAGCCTTGACCAGCCTGCTGGCGCCCATCGAGAGGGTCACGGGCTTCGACACGGTGATGCCGCTCTCGCAATTGGAAGACTACTATCTGCCGGACCATCGCCGCGTGCTGGCCGGCGCGCGCAAGGTTCTGGCCGCTTAGGGGGTGTGATGGCTTTTGAATTCAAGTTCCCGGACGTGGGCGAAGGCCTCATCGAAGGCGAGGTCGTGCAGTGGAAAGTGAAGGCGGGGGACAAGGTTGAGAGCCACCAGGTCATCCTGGAAGTGGAGACGGACAAGGCCGTAGTCGAGATCCCGTCTCCGGAGGCGGGCTTCATCCTGAGCCTCAAGGGCGGGCCCGGCGACATCATCAAGGTGGGTGACGTGATCGCGGTCATCGGCACCGAGGCGGAGTCGAAGGCCGCCCGGGTCTCAGAGCCGCCCGCCGCCAAACCCGCGCCTGAGCCGCCTCCTCCGCCCAGACCAGTCGCCCCTCCGCCGGAGCCCTACACCGTGCAGGGACCGTCCGTGGGCGTGGTGGGCTCGCTGGAAGAGGCCCCGGAGGACGCGCCGTCGCCGCCCGAGCCCAAGGCTCCGCCGCCCATCACCCGGCCGCGCGTCGAAGCCCTGCCCAAGGACCGGGACCTGGCCAAGCGCCTGGGCGTGGACATCGAGCTGATCCACGGCACGGGCCCCAAGGGCCGGGTCAGCGAAGAGGACATCCGCAAAGCCGCGGAGTTCGGCGCGCCCGAGAAAGGCGCGCACGTCTGCGAGGGGGTCAAAGCCGCCGACGGCTTCGGGCCGGTGGAGCGCGTGCCCTTGCGGGGGCTGCGCCGCCGCATCTCCCAGGCCATGACCGAGTCCTTGGCCAAGACCGCCCAGGTGACGACCAGCGACGAGGCGGACGTCGACGAGCTCTGGCGCATCCGCGAGAAGATGAAGGCTCAGGCCCAGGCGCAGGGCGTGCACCTGACCTTGCTGCCCTTTTTGGTCAAGGCGGTGGTGGGAGCTTTGAGGCGCGTCCCGGAGATGAACACGACCTTGGACGAGGCCAAGGGCGAGATCGTGTTCAAGGCTTACTACCACATCGGGGTGGCGGTGGACACGCAGGACGGGCTGATCGTGCCCAACTTGAAGGACGCGGACCGCAAGAGCATCCTGCAGATCGCCCGCGAGCTGGAGGACCTGGCGCAGAAGGCCCGGCGCCGGACTCTGGACGTGAAGGATCTCAAGGGGGGGTGCTTCACCATCACGAACTACGGCTCCATCGGCGGGCTCTTCGGCACCCCCATCATCAACTACCCGGAGGCGGGAATACTGGGAGTGGGACGGATGGTGGAGAAGCCCGTGGCCGAGCAGGGCGCCATCCGCATCAAGAAGGTCCTGCCTTTGTCCTTGACCTTCGACCACCGCCTGGTCGACGGCGGGCATGCCCAGCATTTCTTGAACGATGTCATGCGCCATCTGTCGGATCCGGACCTGATCTTGGTCGGGATGTAGAACGAGGAGGGATTGATATGAAGAGATTGTTCCTGGCGGTGGCGGTCGTGACTCTGGCGGCTTTCGTGGTCCGGGCCCAGCAGGCCGACAAGACGGCGCAGGCGCCGGAGACGACGATGGACGGGGCCAAGGCGCCGGCAGCCAAGAAGGCGGACAAGAGCGTCAAGAAGGATAAGAAGGGCAAAGCCGTGGTCGAGGATCACACTCCGGCGGCCTCCGAGTACGGCAAGGCGGCGAAGTGCCCGGTCACAGGAGAGGAGTTCAAGGTCTCGGCCGAGACCAAGGCCGTGAAGTACAAGGGCAAGGTGTACTACTTCTGCTGCCCGAGCTGCGCGCCCTCCTTCAAGAAGAACCCGGCGAAGTTCGCCAAGTAGCCGGGATGGAAACAGAAGCGCGAGGCCTCCTGCGACTCGCGGGGGTCCGATGGAGCTGACGATGGGGCAGCTGTTCTTGTGGATGTTCGCGCCGATCGCGGTGTTGTTCCTGATCGCCATGTCCGTGCTCCGCGCGTTCCAAGACCGGAAAGCCGACGCGGACCTCGAACCTCTGGCCGGGCTCTTCGATCGGGGGACGGTGGAGTATCGCGGCCCGGCCTTCTTCTCCATGGCGGTGAACCGGCGCGTCATGGGCGGGATGCGCGGCGGCCGCGAGCTCCTGCTGTGGCTCGAGGGCCCAAAGCACCGGCGGGGCCACAGCCGCTACCGCATGTACGGCTACCTCGTCGAGCTCAGCGTGGCGGCGCCGTCCTCCATCTCTTTCCGCGCGGGGCGGGCGGATTGGCTGACGAACCTGGGTTCGCGCCTCAAGTTGGTGCAGGACCTTCAGTCGGGGGAGAAGGAGCTGGACGAGATCCTGCGGTTCAGCAGCTCCGATCCCGCGGCCTTCGCTCGTCTGGCGCAGCGGACGTCGTTCCTCGACTCCTTGCGCGAGGCCTCCAGGATCCCCACCTTCGTCGAGCTGGCCGGCGACGGGACGAGCCTGCGGCTGCTGCGGCGCCACGATGAGAGAGGTCCTCTCATCGACGTGGCTTCGTGCACGCGGGTGGTCGGCATCCTCGAGCGGCTGCGGGAAGCCATCCAGGACGCCTAGACAAGATGGACGAGCCGGGCACCTGGGCCGGGAGGATTCAGACCCCGCCCTGCGCCTGGCCCTTGGTCTGGGCCGATGGCGGCTTGGGCGTGCGGTCCTTGCACAGGATCTTGCCGTCCGGACCGGTCTCGAAGGCGACCGTCCTGACCTTCTTGTCCCGCATGTCCACCAAGGACGGGGCGAAGAAGTCGAAGAGGATGCGTTCGAGCTCCCGGATGCCGAACTTGCTGACCTTGAGGTTGGCCTCCAAGGCCTTCATCAGCAGCTCCGGCGCCACGAACTCCACGCTCATGCCGTAGTCCTTGGCCAGGCGCGCGATCTTGAGCAGAGCGATCTCGGCCACCACGATGCCCTGCAGGGGCTTGAACAGGTAGACCTTGTCGAGGCGGCCGAGGATCTCCGGCCGGAAGACCTTGGACTCGGAGAGCAGCAGCTTGATGGCGTTGAGGATCTCGTGGTAATCGGTCATGCCCTGCGTGGCCTTGGCCACCTCGTCGGCGATGGCGTTGCTGGTCAGGACGATGATGGACTGGGTGAAGTCCGCGGTCTTGCCCGTGCTCTGCTCGGTCAGGCGGCCGTCGCCCATCACCTGCAGCAGGAGGTCGAAGACCAAGGAATGGGCCTTCTCGATCTCGTCGAAGAGCACTAGGCGGCGGGGATTGGCCATCATGGGGCGGGTCAGCTGGCCGCCGGATTCGGAGCCCACGAAGCCGACCGAGCTCCCGGTCAGCCGGCTCTTGGCCATGTCCGGGCTGGAAAGCTCGGAGCAGTCGAACCGGAGCATATCCTTCTCGCTGCCGTAGAGGAACTCGGTGAGGACCTTGGCCAGTTCGGTCTTGCCCGTGCCGGTGGGGCCCAGCAGCAGGAGGCTGCAGATGGGGCGCGTGCGCTCGTGCTTCTCCCAGCTCAGCCGGATGACCCGGGCCACGTCGCGCATGATCTCGTCCTGGCCCTTGATGCGGCTCAGGAGATGGCTGAGCAGCTTGCCCTCGTCCACGCTGTGGCTCTTGCTGTCGAGCTTGGAGTCTTCGACCAGCCCGCGCAGTTTGTCCCAATCGGTCATCTTGTCGAGGTCGGACATGTCGTCTCCTGTCAATCTTCGGATTTCCCGCGCTCGCCGGGTATCTTGAGCCCGACGTTGCCGGAGCCACGGATGGTGACGCTCTTCTCCAGGCCCGGCTTGACCGCGACGGCCCCCAGGGCCAGCTCCGAGAACTGGCTGTTGCGGGCTTCCAGCGAGCCCAGGCCGGTGAAGCCCACCCCGCAGCGGTCGCGCGAGAGTTGGACCTGCTCCAAGACCACCTTGCCGCCGCCCTCGATGCGGACCCCGCAGTCCCTGTTGTCCACGATCTTGGCCTGGGTGATGCGCACCTCGGCCCCGGAACGGATGGCCACGGCTGCGGACACGTTGCCGGAGAGGGTCACGTCGTTCATCCGGACCAAGGCGAAGCGGCTTGCCTCCAGGCCGGTGCCCCGGCTGTCCTGGATGCGGGAGCTCTCGATCCTGAGGTCCACCCCGCCGCCGTCGGCCGAGACCGCCGACTCCTCGCCGGTGAGCGTGGCATGGACGAGCCTGACCTTCGACTTGCCGGAGACGGAGAGCGCGGTGCGGCCGTCGAAATCGCAATCCGAGGCGTCCAGAGTCCCGTCGACTACGAGCAGCCCCTGGCCGGCCGAACGGAACCTGACGTTGCGCAGGGTCAGGCGTCCCATGGCCAAAGATATGACCCAATAGCTCTTGAGGCCGGTGTTGGTCAGGGAGAGGTTGTCCAAGGTGACGCGGCCGTTGCTCACGGCCATCGTCTGCGGCCCGGAGTGCGTGAGCACCACCTGGTCCGGAGAGACCCCGTCGCCGGAGAGCGTGAGCGATTTCGAGATCTGGACGCCCTCGTTGTAGGTCCCGGGCTTGAGCACGATGACGTCGCCTTCACGGGCTCCCGCCACGGCCGCGCCCAAGGAAGAGCAGTCCGCGTCGGC is from Elusimicrobiota bacterium and encodes:
- a CDS encoding dihydrolipoamide acetyltransferase family protein, whose translation is MAFEFKFPDVGEGLIEGEVVQWKVKAGDKVESHQVILEVETDKAVVEIPSPEAGFILSLKGGPGDIIKVGDVIAVIGTEAESKAARVSEPPAAKPAPEPPPPPRPVAPPPEPYTVQGPSVGVVGSLEEAPEDAPSPPEPKAPPPITRPRVEALPKDRDLAKRLGVDIELIHGTGPKGRVSEEDIRKAAEFGAPEKGAHVCEGVKAADGFGPVERVPLRGLRRRISQAMTESLAKTAQVTTSDEADVDELWRIREKMKAQAQAQGVHLTLLPFLVKAVVGALRRVPEMNTTLDEAKGEIVFKAYYHIGVAVDTQDGLIVPNLKDADRKSILQIARELEDLAQKARRRTLDVKDLKGGCFTITNYGSIGGLFGTPIINYPEAGILGVGRMVEKPVAEQGAIRIKKVLPLSLTFDHRLVDGGHAQHFLNDVMRHLSDPDLILVGM
- a CDS encoding YHS domain-containing protein, with the translated sequence MKRLFLAVAVVTLAAFVVRAQQADKTAQAPETTMDGAKAPAAKKADKSVKKDKKGKAVVEDHTPAASEYGKAAKCPVTGEEFKVSAETKAVKYKGKVYYFCCPSCAPSFKKNPAKFAK
- a CDS encoding right-handed parallel beta-helix repeat-containing protein, whose product is MSQPSASEDVWMQLFALLAIVSGILCAHHYWQRSLPGPAALAATPLVVTAAPSEAAAPSAPPPAAPASVPRTAGRWVVDPKMGADADCSSLGAAVAGAREGDVIVLKPGTYNEGVQISKSLTLSGDGVSPDQVVLTHSGPQTMAVSNGRVTLDNLSLTNTGLKSYWVISLAMGRLTLRNVRFRSAGQGLLVVDGTLDASDCDFDGRTALSVSGKSKVRLVHATLTGEESAVSADGGGVDLRIESSRIQDSRGTGLEASRFALVRMNDVTLSGNVSAAVAIRSGAEVRITQAKIVDNRDCGVRIEGGGKVVLEQVQLSRDRCGVGFTGLGSLEARNSQFSELALGAVAVKPGLEKSVTIRGSGNVGLKIPGERGKSED
- a CDS encoding AAA family ATPase, with translation MSDLDKMTDWDKLRGLVEDSKLDSKSHSVDEGKLLSHLLSRIKGQDEIMRDVARVIRLSWEKHERTRPICSLLLLGPTGTGKTELAKVLTEFLYGSEKDMLRFDCSELSSPDMAKSRLTGSSVGFVGSESGGQLTRPMMANPRRLVLFDEIEKAHSLVFDLLLQVMGDGRLTEQSTGKTADFTQSIIVLTSNAIADEVAKATQGMTDYHEILNAIKLLLSESKVFRPEILGRLDKVYLFKPLQGIVVAEIALLKIARLAKDYGMSVEFVAPELLMKALEANLKVSKFGIRELERILFDFFAPSLVDMRDKKVRTVAFETGPDGKILCKDRTPKPPSAQTKGQAQGGV